TACATTTTTTGAGAAAATGTATAACACCGGGTATGATCTCAGCCTTGTGGCACGTTGCCACTCAGCACCCCTTTGGATCTGCGGCAAAGGTATATTTTTTTAAATTCAACACGGTTGCTCATTTTATTAAAAAATAACATTTCCCCATTACTATTCACTTTAGCTTTGCTTCTCTCATGTATTCCTATTTATGAATATTCCTGCTTTTGACTTTGAAAAAAATTATTTGCTGCAAAACGATGTGGCTTTGCTACGGCCGCTTGAAGAGGCAGACAGTGTGCATCTCAGTCAGTTTGCCGAACACGAAACAGACATCTGGCAATATTCTCTCATGCGGATTGCATCACCCGCTGATTTGAAGGAATACATCAGACTTGCGTTGGAAGCCCGCGGGCAGCAAAAAGAATATCCGTTTGTGGTGTTTGATAAACGCACAGGCGCGTATGCCGGGAGCACACGATTTTACGATATTCAACTTTCCAACTCCACATTACAGCTGGGTTATACCTGGTATGGAAAATCGTTTCAGCAAACAGGATTAAACCGGCATTGTAAATTTTTGTTGCTGCAGTTTGCCTTTGAGCAATGTGGCTTTGAGCGTGTTGAATTCAGGGCCGATGCCAGAAACGAGCGCAGTATTGCGGCCATGAAAAAAATAGGCTGTACGGTGGAGGGTGTTCTCAGAAGCCACATGTGGCTGCCCGACGGCACACGCAGAGGCAGTATTGTGCTTAGTGTACTGAAAGACGAATGGCATACGCGTGTGCGCAATCATCTGGGCGGATTATTGCTCAGATAAGCGGGCCAAAGTGTTTTCGAATGGCTGTGATTGCGCACATCAGCCGCGCTTCATAACGGCCTTTAATTATTTCGTGAGGAAGATTGTATTGCTCAAGCTGGCGTTTGTAGAGGTTGAAGAAATAATCGCGCCGTTGTGAGTTTACACGAACCGGATCAGCCACCCAGGGCAAGTCGTTACTCGTCAGGAGATAAAG
The nucleotide sequence above comes from Bacteroidota bacterium. Encoded proteins:
- a CDS encoding GNAT family N-acetyltransferase produces the protein MNIPAFDFEKNYLLQNDVALLRPLEEADSVHLSQFAEHETDIWQYSLMRIASPADLKEYIRLALEARGQQKEYPFVVFDKRTGAYAGSTRFYDIQLSNSTLQLGYTWYGKSFQQTGLNRHCKFLLLQFAFEQCGFERVEFRADARNERSIAAMKKIGCTVEGVLRSHMWLPDGTRRGSIVLSVLKDEWHTRVRNHLGGLLLR